Within the Leptospira licerasiae serovar Varillal str. VAR 010 genome, the region CTGATTTTTCAGGAGGCGGAGTACCCAGTTATAGAAGAGCTTATGTTTTGGCGGTCACTCAAGGCTTGATCGGTCATTTACAGCAAGTTAGAAACCAATGGGATCCTGCAGTTACTTCCGGCATTTACAGAACGGATACTTTTTTAGCTTCCGGAAATACGGATACGTCCTTAAAGAATATTTTCGACGGTCTTACCGCATTCATGGTTCAGGAATTGGGAGGAGATCGTTTATCGGGTGTGGATAGTGAACTCCAAGAAGACGAACACTCCTGTTTCAGCGACACTACTAAAGCGGACTTCTATTATGATGCGCAAGGTGTTTATAATATTTGGACCGGGAACTACAGCATCAAGAAAGGAGTAAATATCAGTACGGGAGCGGGACTCGTCAATCTTCTGAGTAGCAAGAACCAAGGCTCAGTCGTTTCCGAAATTGAGAGAGCAAGAGATACTTTCTGTATCAATCTGGACAATGAGAGTTCCGATCCCAATTACACTTCGTCTTGCCCAAGCGGAAGTTTATCTCACCGTTATGATCAAGTGATTATGCACCCTACAGATAGCCAACATAACGTTTTGGAAAATGTAGGTTTACTGATCAATACGACATTGGCTCAAAACATAGTTAGAGCGAAGAATGTTTTAGGACTCTAATCGATTACAATGTATGGGAGTCGGACTCTTATTTTCCGACATAAAGATAAAAAAATGAACTGTGATAAAAACAAAGGTCTCCACAAAAACGGGGACCATAAAAAAAACCGGATCGGTCTAAAAGGATCGATCTTATTTCTTACGATTGCGTTACTTTCACTTGGATGCGATCCTTCCGGTGGAGATAACACCATGGCTCTGTTAGCCGCTTTAAATCCTTCGAATGGTTCTGTGGATCCAGGCGAAGAATATTCCGGCGGTTACACTACGAACTTCGTCTCAAATGCTTTTGCATTCGATATTCGCGCCGCAAATTTAAGATCCGGAGGAGCGACTAAGTTCAATAAAGGAAACTCATTCTTCAATATCAATTGGGTCTCAGAAGGAAGCAGTTCTCCTGCGGGACTCGGACCTACTTTTAATACGAACTCCTGTCAAAATTGCCACCAAGGCGACGGCAGAGGAGCTCCACCTTCTTCCGGTTCCTTGAATAACTTCCCGGGAATTTTAATCCGCCTTTCTCAGAACGGTTCCGATCCCACTACGGGAGGACCTGTCGGCCTAGACAAATACGGTCTTCAATTGAATCATAAAGGTTTAGGCTGTAATCCGGCGGTTTATGATTCCAATTTCGATTGCGATAGCGGCAGTATAACAGGTTCGAATTTTACTCCTCCGGAAGGAGCCGCCTCGGTATCTTACGGCTCCATTGCCGCTCCCAATTATCCAAGTGGAAGCACTACTTATCCGGAAGGAACTAACGTAACCCTAAGTCAGCCTACGTATACTTTTACTTGGAACCCTCTATTCGGAGATCCTACTTCTTCCCCAAGCGGTTTTAACTTCTCTCCAAGAACCGCTCCTATGATCCCAGGTTTAGGTCTTTTACAAGCGATTCCTGAAAGCACTATACTAGGCTGGGCGGATCCGAGCGATTCGGATGCAGACGGTATATCAGGAAAAGTGAATATGGTTTGGGACGCATCGACCAGTTCCAAAGTCCTGGGAAGATTCGGCTGGAAAGCGAACGAGCCTAGTTTGTTCCAGCAGAATCAGGGAGCATTTTTAGGAGATATGGGAATCACTAGTCCTTTATTCTCTACGGATAATTGTCCTTCCGGTCAAGCTGCATGTATTACGAATTCTTCAGGAACTGCAAGCCCGGAAATCTCCGCAACCCTGGTGGATGCTGTCGTCTTCTATACTATGTTGGTTGGAGTTCCTTCCAGAAGAAATATTACGGATCCGGATGTAGTCGCAGGAAAAGCTCTCTTTACCAGTGTAGGTTGCGCGGGCTGTCATAAACCTTACGTTCAGACAGGAAATGTTCCCGGATTTCCGGAAATTTCCTACCAGCATATCAAACCGTATACCGATCTGTTGCTTCATGACATGGGCCCGGGACTCGCGGACGGAAGACCCGATTTTGATGCGAGCGGTCAGGAATGGAGAACTCCTCCTCTTTGGGGTTTAGGACTGATACAAACAATAAACGGACATTTAAGACTGCTTCATGACGGAAGAGCGAACGGGATCGAAGAAGCGATCCTTTGGCATGGAGGAGAAGCGAATACAGCTCGTGGAAATTTCCAAAGCCTCACAGCAGCACAGAGACAACAATTGATCACATTTTTAGAGTCCCTATAAGAGAGGAAAATATGAACCTTACATCTGCGATAAAACATTATAAAAATATAATTATCCTAACGTTGATCTCCTCTTTCTCCCTGACAGGTTGTGAAGGGGGATCAAGCTCTAACATGGGAGCGCTCGCCTTCTTATTTTCCTCAAACGCTGATTATACTAAAGTGCTAAGATATTCCGGGACGAACGTGGTTCTTCCAAGCTTGCTTGCTCTTAAAAACGATACTGCCGTCTTGGAAACCAAGGCTTTAGCTTATTATACCACTCAGAACGCCACAACCTTAGGAGAATTGCAAGACGCTTGGAAAGCCGCTCATGTTTCCTTGAAAAAAGTGGAAGCTTTTTATTTCGGTCCGGGAACCTATCCATCTACCAAGAACTATTACGTTAAAATGGATGCTTTCGAAACTATTTCAGCGAGACCTTTATGGACTTACGTGAATAAAATTATCACGAACACTGCGTCTTGCGCGACTACTGATCCGATCACTAAAACCGATCTAGCGGCTTGTTCAGTGATATACAAGGGATTTGAATCTTTGGAAATGCTTATCTTCTCTTCCGACGGTTTGGCGAGTACGATAGATGATGCAACTTCAATCAATTCTGTCAACACTGCGGGTTCTAGAAGATTAGAATATCTTAAATCGCTTGCTCAATTAATCAACCAAGACGCGAATAGTTTGTATAATTCTTGGGATCCTTCCGGAGAGAATTTCTTAGGAAATTTTATCGCAGGGAACGGATCTTATTTTTCCAATCAAGGAGTCGCCTTCGATACATACGTTCAATCCTTGGGAAATATAATGTACCAAATCTGGGATGCTAAATTAGGAGGACCGGCTTGTATAACTCCAGGATGTTCTACAAATCCGAATCCTAAATCCACAGAGGCCACCTTCTCGAGGAATGCTTACCAGGATCTATATGACAATCTTTTGGGTTTCGAACTTGGATACCAGGGGAATCCGGCGGATACGGATTCAGTTACTCTTTCTACGATGATCCAAGCTCAAAATTCCCAATTGGATTCGGATATCAAAGCTGCGATCGCTGCCTTAAAATCTGCGATCAATACCTCCAACGATTTGTATGCCCAAATAGATGCCGATGGAACTTCGGTAGGGACAAGTATTACTACAAACGTGCAACCGATATACAACCTTGCCGATACTCTAAAAGTCCTTTTTAATGTGGATGCGTTCTCAGCATTGGGCGTTCCGAGTCTTCCTCCAGCGGCGGACGGAGACTGATCCTTTTATAAAATGCTAATATATATTGTTTGAGATAAAAACGATATATATTAGCATTCCGTTCTCGCACTCCAAATTTGTCTTGCAAACATTGCCGTTAGACTTTTCTCTATCGGACTATGTTTAGTTCTCTATTTCCATTGATCGCTTTTACAGCTTGGACAATTCTACTCGTACTCATCGTAGTATCTTTTAGAACAGTGCAGGTATTGGCAGGCTCCAAAAAATCTAACGAGTTCCCGGCTTGGATACAACACGGTTCCGATCTGTATTGGAGGATCCACCGAGCTCATCTGAACTGCGTAGAAGGTCTTCCTGTTTTCGGAGTTTTAGTTTTGACCTTTATTCTCTCAGGATA harbors:
- a CDS encoding imelysin family protein, producing MNLTSAIKHYKNIIILTLISSFSLTGCEGGSSSNMGALAFLFSSNADYTKVLRYSGTNVVLPSLLALKNDTAVLETKALAYYTTQNATTLGELQDAWKAAHVSLKKVEAFYFGPGTYPSTKNYYVKMDAFETISARPLWTYVNKIITNTASCATTDPITKTDLAACSVIYKGFESLEMLIFSSDGLASTIDDATSINSVNTAGSRRLEYLKSLAQLINQDANSLYNSWDPSGENFLGNFIAGNGSYFSNQGVAFDTYVQSLGNIMYQIWDAKLGGPACITPGCSTNPNPKSTEATFSRNAYQDLYDNLLGFELGYQGNPADTDSVTLSTMIQAQNSQLDSDIKAAIAALKSAINTSNDLYAQIDADGTSVGTSITTNVQPIYNLADTLKVLFNVDAFSALGVPSLPPAADGD
- a CDS encoding imelysin family protein, whose product is MRNIHTRIFSILFSVTLFGSLISCEGPGSNNAAAALLGLDIPASATKVQALNRYADLAYESYNQAATDATNLLTALTTFTTTPNEANLTAARNAWVVARSSYLVTEAFRFSNGPIDADPGFCGAPGGSNYSGTDECEGALNAWPLDEVVIDNYLNSLSSAPTFADIYSKNGDSSLASGSEGDTEKVVMTGYHAIEYLLWGQDNASSGNNSVPGQRPATDFSGGGVPSYRRAYVLAVTQGLIGHLQQVRNQWDPAVTSGIYRTDTFLASGNTDTSLKNIFDGLTAFMVQELGGDRLSGVDSELQEDEHSCFSDTTKADFYYDAQGVYNIWTGNYSIKKGVNISTGAGLVNLLSSKNQGSVVSEIERARDTFCINLDNESSDPNYTSSCPSGSLSHRYDQVIMHPTDSQHNVLENVGLLINTTLAQNIVRAKNVLGL
- a CDS encoding MAPEG family protein, whose amino-acid sequence is MFSSLFPLIAFTAWTILLVLIVVSFRTVQVLAGSKKSNEFPAWIQHGSDLYWRIHRAHLNCVEGLPVFGVLVLTFILSGYQNDTFDLLAWIVFGARILQTSAHLSGGGVWNVNVRFTGFIIQYICFTAMLVILVRSIL